The stretch of DNA ttgcacaaaagcttattatttttttgctaCTAATTCTACAATTTATTGGTTCTAACGTTAAATTTTAATGTTGGAAAATTGCATAAAAGTTATATATGCCCCTTTCTTCTGAAAATGGTAGCTGAAGTTAAAGCTTGTATAAcctttgtttctttttgtagGTGCTGGTGGGAGAGGTAGAGGTTGATTTGAGCAAGTGATATGAAGTGTGAACTACTTCTAATGGGGCCAGTTTGCTACTTCTAGAGGCATTTGTGCTTTGTCTTTATGCGTACCAGACAGAAGCAGACTTCACTGCCCTTGTTTCATGTGCATCCTTGGATTTTAGCTTTCCAGTATTTATGGTCTCAAAAATGTTGGtgctattaatatattatttgaggAAGGATTCTTTAATTCCTTCCCAAtgtcaaactatttttttttctttcctcgCTTATGATAGAATACCAACCAACCAACCTTGGTATATTTAGGgatgatcctttataaattgtaCATGCAACGTTTGGGGGTTTTAACTTGAACTCAcgttttagtaatttaaaagaTAGTTAGAAATTGTCTATTTTTTTGTTGAGGATGAATGCTGATTCTAGCTACTATTAAAGGTTGTAGTAACGTATGCGATTTGATTTCCCTGCGTCCGGTATTTTCCTTACTGAGTAATGAGTATAGCAAAGTAGAGTTGGGTTTTGATTGTTTGAAATAAATCATGCTGTTATAAGTATAATTCACATCATTCTCTTTAAGCGGATACTATGtgtacatattaattttttaacgacagtgtttaataaatattgaatCTTTTCAACCCCAACTcaaaaaaatcctaaataaatttatcaataactctataattatattttagcattaagttatatgtatatatagtatgatatttgtttaaaatatctATGAATAATTTTAGACCAACTCTATCATTAAGTCTTAGTTTAACTGATAAATGTCAATATTGTTAGGTTAAATGTCTTGTCTCGAGTTCGAATTTGAGATTTCACAATTGTGTGAATTAATTTTGATGGAATTCTCTcttcaaatgttttttttaaggtGAGACTCTTTTTCAAGAAATATTTTAGCAtagtaaatttattatataataattctctttaaaagtttttattaaatagatgaACTCTatctttttatgaaattttacttaaataacttcaattaaacatattataagtatttttaaaataattaacagaGATATCATCATCTACGATATTTGATAAACAATATTTCatagaagaatgaattaaaaaatattttagagactcaaatgattaatttgaaaaattcatattttaaagagTCAAATTGAGAGAACTCTACAAAGTCCGAAATCATTTTGAttatcaaaattcaatttaatataacATTAACAGAGTTTAATAACGCTcaataaagaaaaaacatatttcaaaaacattttatataataaaagatttaattaaaatatttatagtcTCAAAGACTAAATTAAGAATGCCATACAAAATCAAAGATTATTCTGAtgatttacttttttttcttttttccgaAAGGTAAGTTGGTCATGTTATTGTACCAAAAGTTGTAAAAACACTAACAAAAACTGTTCTAAAAATGCAAATTCTAAAAATAGGTATAGTTGGTGGTTGTTTTAGTCAAGAACGTGATCAACTCAACCTAAGCAACTTGACTTAAGTTTtaccattttaaaatatacGTAAGTATCaactataaaattatataataacaaatttttaatttataagaaaaatttgtATATACTTAATAACATTAAGTgatataatttaacatttaaattactaaaatataatatattgcaTAATGAATCAAATGATCTgaatttcctttttaatattaaaaacagGGCTACTGTTAAATATTACACACAGTACATACAAAAAAATCCATCACATCCCAACCCTAGTTCAGTGAAAAAAGAAACTAACTAAATGAACAAAAAATAGCCCTTTTGTCATGGAACTGTGTAAGTAATTATGGCATTGGGCTACTAATACTAGTAGGGGTGATGACGATTTTTCTTGCAAGTTCTTTCTGGTTTCATAATCAATGTACTTGAAATCCAAGATTGATTTTTTTGAGGTGAATCATCAGACAGCCAACAACACAGTCTACCATCTTCCCCTCCTGTCCATCCAAAAATGTCTGAGCTATAAATACTACTACTAGCACTACTACCAAGTCCACTATGAATTCTGGACATGGGTAGAACACTTCTTACAACACTTGTATGGCCACCTTCAAGAATTGCTTCTGCAGCTCCAATTGTTGCCATTCCACTGTAACTTACTGGAAAGTAGCCCAAAGTACCCGCGTTTGTGCCGCCAATCACCCATAATTTTTCAGCTTCTCTGGAGTAGTGACAATCAATAAAATAGTCAACCtgccaaaataaaataaatttcagttGGTGGGCTAAGGGTTGGGGTGATAGtggtaaatataatatttgtacaTTGGATGCAACTGCAACCAAATATGGAAGATCATCTATTCAGCTTGTTCAACCAACACCGCGTATTTCTGTCTACATTATGAATTCAAAACgaatatatagtttatataaaTACAAGCTATAGCCACTCCTGGAATTTTCCTCAAAGTTTAGTTGTCATTCCAATTCAACACATGAAGCAAAGGCTCCTGCAAGGAAAGCACCAAAGGATCAACTATTTTTTGTATAAAGCGGCTATCCTCAGCATAACTGCAGAGACTAATCCCTCAAGCTGGATAGGATCACAATGGATGGCAAAGTTCTTTGTCAAGAGTTTCAATACTGCTGCATTCTCAAAACTGAATTCGAACTCAAGATTTTTGGTTAAGCAAGACGAGACCCAAATTATCAGGAAAGGATCGATTTAAAAGAGAACTATAATTCTTACAACCCCCTCCATCCTTTCTTTCTTCCATTATGTCTTATGACAAGCAAAGATATATCATTTGCATATTAAGGTGCCTACGCATCacattacatatttttttctgAGATGAATTTGAGATATGGAATTAGCCTCTGCAAATGCAGGGTAGGGCCGCTTACAACAGATCTACAATGGATTTGATCCTTCCTTGAACTCTGTCGTGGCAGTAGCTTTATAATACTATGTTAcccttttataaaaatatatttttcatgtaTGAAGTATAATGCCTTTCATTATCAACAAATGAATAAGCATATTCCATCAAATAAGACGGAAGAAACTCACATTATCCAAAGTCCAGCTTTCAGAAGCTAAAGCACGCGCGTCTGAGAAGTTTACTTCATTTCTAGCATCTTTCCAGTCCCAGATACTGCACAGAAGAGTAGAATGAATCAATGAAATGTCAGAATCAAACATCGCAAAAAGAGGAAGAGTAAATATGCACATGCAAATCCATATAAACCACATAAGGAGCATAAGAGTGTAACTTCTAGCATAAACAGTGTAGCAGAAAGTACTATCTACATTGACAGTATTATTATGTATAATAGTTGTATAGTCGTTACTTGTTTGCATCAATTTACCTTCCATTAGCAACTACGATGAAATTGAATGCAGGACAAAGCACAACAACATAATACGCGTTATTGCAAATGAGTAAAGGAATCAAAAACCAGGAATGGAGATAAACTTTACCCTAGGGTTTCAATATGTGTTAAACACCAAAGCTTCTGATAACTCTCTCCAAAAAATCCAACCTTTGCAATTGAAGTTCCCACATTAATCACctacattttttttcatcaaaatttccTAATTTAGTATGAGAGACTTcagttcaaaaatacaaatggaaaaaaaaaactgttattTTTCAAAGTGAAGCTTGAGCTCTACATATGAAAGCATCATAGTATAAATAGGTTTATTAATATCAATTTCTCAGTTTATTTGCATACTGTTGAGGGGACCAAGAATACAATCCCATTCTAGTTATtacttatttgtttttaatatcgTAGGCCGTTCAAGAATTCAAGAATGTTGTAAATTGCAAGAATTATCAACAGAAGGAAATCGAATTTGAGTCCCAGACAAACCGATTCTAGATGATCATCTTCATTGATATCTCCGGTGGTATCAAATATGCAGATCAACCCATCTACTGAAGCAGAAATGAGCTTGCCTGGTTCATCAGGGACAAAATGAACCTAGAATCAATCATACATTTTCAACAAATCAGACATGAATCCACATCAGCATCACATtcaacaattaaataattaaaatcattgtTCAGTAAAAGAATCAAGGGTCGTGCTAACAAGTGCTCTAAGGGCACTTGTTAAGGAatcaaaaaaagtaaataaaatatatgcttTGCATGtaaaagatcaatttttaaaatttcaatttgttTAATGCACAACTTCCAAGATTATATTTTCACTTTTAGTTTCTTAATTAGTGCCCCCACTTGTTAGCATTTCCCAAGAATCAAAGCTTGTATAAGAATTAAGAACTTCCTAAAGCTTTTAATTAGGGCCTGTTTAGATTGGCTAATTTAAACTTATCTACTGCCTTAAACACTTGGGAGTCTGTTTGGGGAAGCTTATGGAGACagcttatgaaaatagtttctaacttctttaaaaacggttgaatttattttaccttatgttataaaaatagcttatacataagcGCTTATGCTATAAGCTGTTTATCCAAACAAGGTTGGATAATAAAAATTACTCCCGTTGACATCTTCATCTTATGTACAAAGATTAGGTAACAAATATTTTCATCTTATTCGGATATCTTTGTTTCTATAATAGTTTACAAGCAGATGAGATAAGGTCAATCAGGAAATCAATTGCATTAATTGTGCCAAACAACTTCAAGAATCAAGTTGAAAAACAACAATAAGGAAGCCAAACATGGTAATAAAATACATGTGAGAACTTGATATTATCACACCCATCCCATGAGAAGAAGGCTTCTACTTGTAGAGGGCCAAAGTTAAGAAACAGTTTGCATCAAATTGATCTAGCAAATATCTAAAGACATAACAATGTCAAACTGAGAATACGAGAAATCAAGTATTTTGTTTCATAAATCTATAAGGGAATAGCATCCATCATTTTCTTGCAATAAGATTTCCACTGTTTTCTCTTACAGAATTATCTCGACCCTATTTGCCGCCAATGTTAACTATCCTACAGTTTTTAAACGATAGTATTGGATAAGATTCTACATTTTTATGTCATAGTTTTCTGGGAGGGCATCACCAAGCCAACAATCCATTCACCAAGGGGATACAAGTCCATCTGATCAAGTTTAAGATTAAGATTTAAATTTTCATCACATGTAATTCAATTGATTCGAACAGAACAAACCTGAGTAACATCATCAACATGAGAATCTTCAAGGCATGCAATTTGCTTATTATTTCTCCAATCCCATAAGAGTAtctaatcataattaaaaaacagGGTACAAAAGCAGTTAAATTTCACACAGTAACTATCACCAAAGTAACCGAAAGTCAGAAACCGAAAGTAAACCTGTGAATCACAACCGGCGGCAATTAAATTTCCACTAGACCCTCCAATTGAGAAGCTGAAAACTTCTTGAGAAGGACCAGCATTGATAGTAGAAACCTGCAGTTTGACATTCAATTCAACACTCAAGCAACAAAAAAGAAATCataattatgaagaaaataaaacaaataataataataacaaggTCTAAATATGATTTATTCCCTGCAATTGCAGTGTTTTTTGGTTTCAGTccgtttttttgtttgaattcaGACCTTGCAAATTCAAAATACGGTTGCTTTTAATCCTTGACAGTATACGTGGCCCAATAAAATCACATCATGTAGCCCAATAAGCTTTCGTCAAGACTAAAAGCAATAGTTTTTGAACTGCCCAATAAAAATACTTACAAGaactaaaacaaaaacacacaataattaCAATATTGCAAGAACTAAAATCATATTCAAAGCTAATCAATACAACAAGTAAAATGAACCTGCTGAAATGTTCTTGAATCCCAAGCTCTAATAGTACCATCTGAAGAACAAGAACTTAGAATATTGGGATTGGAATGACCTGAAAACAAAATCTGATTGATGGTTGCAGTGTGACCCTTACACTCTCCATAATATTGACCCACCACTGGTGAATACAATTTCACTGAATTTGTTGATAGTGACACTGCCATTGCACTCCAATCATCCcttaaattcaataaaagacACAAATTAGAACCCCAACTAACGGGTACGAATAAAAAAGGAACTTTTTCCAAATTTTCATGATGTTTGAGTGTAATTTAAAAGGTTTATACGGGGAAAGTGAAAATAACGTACTTTGCGATGATTTGGAAAACATAGTCGTCGCCGAAATTAGTTTGAATAGAATTTTTAAGAGCGAAGTGATTAACGTTGTTGGGAGTGGGCGAAGGTTGTTCCTCGACATCCATGGCCGTAATTGTTTCCATGTTTTGTTTCAGTTTGTATAGGGTTTCAATTGAAGACGAAGAAGAGCATCGTGTTCTGAATATCGGTGAGGGTTTTAGGGTTTTGATCAGCTACGACGACGTCCAGATAAGCCACATCCTAAATCCCAATCACCTcacttgcattttttttttaatttattaaaaaataatactaaattaaattaaataatcataCTATTATTACTGGTGTGTAGACGTGTCGGTATGTCTGCTTATCTTATATTATAAAATGGtagtaataaaattttatggaattatttaaaataatttagttgtttgtttaagtaaataaattaagatcgtaaataaaatagttttttttgttacaatgtaaataaagtagtttaatatgaatgtaaaataaaataaaaaaaattacactaaaatttattattcgctttatatattattatagtatttaaaaaaatctccaTCAAAACTTTTTGTTGGAGTAGCTTAAATCAAAACTTATTATCTCATTTATATATGAGATATAATCAATTGACAAGATCACAGTTTAATTTGACACCAAGAAATAAGATTTGCGGTAAAGGTTTTATTTGACATTAGTGTCATTTTATCTTAAccctttatatttataataaatttgagCTTTTCCGCATAGAAATCTGGGATAACACAAAAAATAATCTATTATGGTCATTTTCGAAAATTTTGCAACTATATAGTATTCTAAAGCTCAAAAACTCTATATTGCAAAATCAAGAGGATAGTACTGACTACAGCCTAAATGCTTAATCTGGttcacaaaattattttaagttggAGCATAAAAATGGATTGATAGCATAAAAAGACCTGAAATGATCTCCCATAAGGGTTTTTATGCTTTACAAGAGAACGAAGTGAGAGTGACTGTGTATCCAAAAGATAGCTTATGGAATTTGtttcaaatcaataaaaatttgtttcatatcaataaataaaaaatgtttagtAGTTTAAATTATAAGAGGGTATTTTGTAAAATAGCTTAGATTGGATGagtgcaatttgggatatatattaataaatgtaGTACTTCCTCGTTTCATGTTCATATTTATAAACTTCGACAAAAGTGTAAAAATACATACCATGTTTACTTATAAGTGGGAACTTAAAAGACGAATGTACCTACCTAGATAGATGGTCCAACAAACATAAACCAATACCTAAAAATCATCCAGAATTCTAACGATGAATAAACGACTCAATCGAAGATTGTTCGACAAAAATCAGAGATAATAACTTATCAAAATCagttcaataaaataaaagaaaaatataatatccCTAAAAACACAGCTCACTGCAGAAAAAATTGTTCTTATAGTTCGTCATTAAGGTCATTAGGGTTTCAAGTCCAAGTAATTTAAGTACGGTCCCCAGTGGACCACATGAAGTATAAGGGTGATCTACCTTTTTCCATCGAAACAACCCTAGCTAGAAAGAACTAGCGCAGCCATTCATTAATGCATTGAAATAAATCTCAATTATACAGTATTCCTACTGTTAAGTCAACACAGCAAAGGGGACACCAACGTCTCCACTTAAACTACCACTGAATGGTACAAAGGAGGAAAAATTCACTCAGACAATTTTTTATAAGCATCATTAAATCTTCTTGCACTGCAAGGTTATTATGTGCTTGGAACAGCTTCTTTACTCTCTGTAGCTGCCTCACCAGCACCATCGCTCTTGCCAGCAGCATCTTGCTCACCAGGCTTCGACACTTCTTGCTCTATACAATTGCCAAACATAACAATTAGCAGGCAAATTTACCCGTTGATTAGGAATActattttccaaaaaaatacCAAAATCTTGATGATACTGTACAGCTGCAGCATGTCATTCTAAACCACATATTCATCACGGGCAATTATATTCAAAAACAGAATTCTAAACACACAGAAAAGCTATATAACACAAATAGGAAGTCAAGCAATGAGAAAATAGAAACTACAACAATAACCAATTTTCTAAAcacacaaaagagctatataaCACAAATAGGAAGTCAAGCAATGAGAAAATAGAAACTACAACAGTAACCAATATTCTAAACACACAGAAGAGCTATATAACACAAATAGGAAGTCAAGCAATGAGAAAATAGAAACTACAACAGTAACCAATCCTTATCCCGTTAAGAAAATGGAAACTAAAGGGGGCAAAACGCAGCAAATGATGCTAGAGACTACATGAAATCAAATGAGCAAATACATGCATGCATATTCTATAAACATAACTAATCGTGAAAGATCCAATTGCCACAACTAGTTCATAATATGTTTGAATATATTGGTTTTCACGGCAAAAAGTCACGGCAATGTGAAAGCTACAGCTAGAAGCTTCACTATCATCGTACATTTAGAATTGGGTGCTCCAATCAATTTACCAAACACATACTTAATCCCTGATCCCAAAAGTCATGCACGCTTTATAATAACCAAGTATCCAGTACATGAAACAGATATAGAGAAAGAGCCAGACATCAACTGCAAAAATGAAATTGTGCCTGCATACCTTCATCGTCACTCTCGTCAATATCATCCATTGCATCATCACCCATACCACCAAATTTCTGCAGGACGCGCAAGTAATTACAAAACGTTACATCAATAAAAGAACACTAAATCAACAGAATAGCTCACTTACAGAGAAATCCATTCCTCCCAATCCTTCCATTCCTCCCAATCCTCCCATTCCTCCTAAGCCTCCCATTCCTCCCAAGCCTCCCATTCCACCATCACCCATCCCACCAAATTTCTGTAGCACACAAAGTAATAACAGTTAATAACATCAACTGAGTAAATCACACGCATAGAATAAAATTCTAGTCATGACACACCCCACCAAAttacaaaatgaataaaaaaataacaacaaaatgatattattgagaagaaaaaaaaaacatatagcATACCGAGAAATCCATCCCTCCCAAGTCCACTTCACCTGACCAACAAACAATGAGACAATTCAATCAGATTTCCGATAAAGCAATATTGCCTTCCTtagtacaaaaaaaataataatcatggATACCTTCCTCCTCATCTTCATCGGCCCATTTATCCCAATCTACTTTCACATAATGTGGAGGCTTGCCTTCTCCACGCAACAACCTCTTCCACCATCCATTCTCTGCCTTCTGCACTACACAGAATATGCTTCGCACTCCTACATTGATTTTGCTCTCCTACAACCAGAGAGACAGGAAAAGGAAACACATTAAAGGGTAAACAAAAAACCATACCTTTGTAGCAAAGCATAACCACGAAGATTACAAAAATgcatgtaaaaattaaaataggaacCACCCACATAAGTAGAGCATGTATCAGGCCAAGTCATTATTCAATTAATAGGAATATGAGAGTGGATAAACATTCTTAATAATGCTATGGTTATCCAAAAATAGGGAAAATGTTCTCACCTCTACATTAACCTTGTCAAAGAGCTCCATTTTCAGCTCATACTGATTGTCTCCAGCTCCAGCGCTGCCAGAAAAGGTAAAAGTACCATCTGGAGCAAGATCAACTTTAGCATCTTTAGAATCAGCCAATTGAACCGTGATGTAGACCTTGTCTACTCTCTGAGCCCACTTAACCTCAGGATGACGACTGCATTCATCATAAAGTGCAACAATAAAGTAATGAGCATATAAATCATAAGTAACCCTAAAATCACAAATtgaaaagacaaaaatgaaacctaattatataaatttgacATCACAATTCATATTTGCCATCACAATCCGGATCTTCCTCATAAAATCGATGTCCAGAGGTATGatttaacaattaatttcagaagATTTTGATTAAGGAAAAAAGTCTTCAAATTAGAGTTTAGGTAACAAATCGGCCAATATTCGGAATAGTTTCAACAAATAACATAACAGGaaacaaaaggaaaaacaaTTTAATCGATGAAATCGCGATTACAAGCATATGTCATAAAAGCTTCGCAATAAAAATTCATCGGAAAATAGAAATGAAAAACGAAAGAACACGTGAAAATAAGCTAAGAGATTCGCAGATTCGGAGTTTGTACCTCATGTTGGATTTGATTGACGAAAACTGAGGA from Cicer arietinum cultivar CDC Frontier isolate Library 1 chromosome 3, Cicar.CDCFrontier_v2.0, whole genome shotgun sequence encodes:
- the LOC101511855 gene encoding WD repeat-containing protein GTS1; amino-acid sequence: METITAMDVEEQPSPTPNNVNHFALKNSIQTNFGDDYVFQIIAKDDWSAMAVSLSTNSVKLYSPVVGQYYGECKGHTATINQILFSGHSNPNILSSCSSDGTIRAWDSRTFQQVSTINAGPSQEVFSFSIGGSSGNLIAAGCDSQILLWDWRNNKQIACLEDSHVDDVTQVHFVPDEPGKLISASVDGLICIFDTTGDINEDDHLESVINVGTSIAKVGFFGESYQKLWCLTHIETLGIWDWKDARNEVNFSDARALASESWTLDNVDYFIDCHYSREAEKLWVIGGTNAGTLGYFPVSYSGMATIGAAEAILEGGHTSVVRSVLPMSRIHSGLGSSASSSIYSSDIFGWTGGEDGRLCCWLSDDSPQKNQSWISSTLIMKPERTCKKNRHHPY
- the LOC101512168 gene encoding uncharacterized protein OsI_027940-like isoform X2; protein product: MSRHPEVKWAQRVDKVYITVQLADSKDAKVDLAPDGTFTFSGSAGAGDNQYELKMELFDKVNVEESKINVGVRSIFCVVQKAENGWWKRLLRGEGKPPHYVKVDWDKWADEDEEEGEVDLGGMDFSKFGGMGDDAMDDIDESDDEEQEVSKPGEQDAAGKSDGAGEAATESKEAVPST
- the LOC101512168 gene encoding uncharacterized protein OsI_027940-like isoform X1, encoding MSRHPEVKWAQRVDKVYITVQLADSKDAKVDLAPDGTFTFSGSAGAGDNQYELKMELFDKVNVEESKINVGVRSIFCVVQKAENGWWKRLLRGEGKPPHYVKVDWDKWADEDEEEGEVDLGGMDFSKFGGMGDGGMGGLGGMGGLGGMGGLGGMEGLGGMDFSKFGGMGDDAMDDIDESDDEEQEVSKPGEQDAAGKSDGAGEAATESKEAVPST